A stretch of the Egicoccus sp. AB-alg6-2 genome encodes the following:
- a CDS encoding aromatic-ring-hydroxylating dioxygenase subunit beta, translating to MSSTTSAAVEPLHAQLLTQALAREAYLLDTNQYDRWLETLASDVRYLVPIPEWVHGRSGAEEAFGTGDDALSFPYLDETHEGLRLRVARLQTGLAHGEMPPSMTARVVGVALIEELANDRPPGARNFRVITNFTLHQTRHETRVDVFAGRREDVWSVGPDDGPQVLLHSRTVHLIERVLPRAFSTFF from the coding sequence ATGAGCTCGACGACGTCGGCGGCGGTCGAGCCGCTGCACGCCCAGCTGTTGACGCAGGCCCTGGCCCGCGAGGCCTACCTGCTCGACACCAACCAGTACGACCGATGGCTGGAGACGCTCGCCTCCGACGTGCGCTACCTGGTGCCCATCCCCGAATGGGTGCATGGCCGCTCGGGCGCCGAAGAGGCCTTCGGCACGGGGGACGACGCCCTGTCGTTCCCGTACCTCGACGAGACCCACGAAGGGCTGCGACTGCGAGTGGCGCGGCTGCAGACCGGCCTCGCGCACGGCGAGATGCCGCCCTCGATGACGGCGCGTGTGGTCGGTGTCGCACTGATCGAGGAGCTGGCGAACGACCGGCCCCCCGGCGCGCGCAATTTCCGCGTCATCACCAACTTCACCCTGCACCAGACCCGTCATGAAACCCGTGTCGACGTGTTCGCCGGCCGGCGCGAGGACGTCTGGTCGGTGGGGCCCGACGACGGGCCGCAGGTGTTGCTGCATTCCCGCACCGTCCATCTGATCGAGCGGGTGCTCCCACGGGCATTCAGCACGTTCTTCTGA
- a CDS encoding Gfo/Idh/MocA family protein, which produces MAEQVLNLAFVGLGQAVNRVLYQHPEVHELPYRIVAAADPRAQARDAFERDFNGRAFADFEPILEMPEVDVVYIATPPELHCEQSIKAAEAGKHVLVEKPMALSLDDALLMCRKAEDSGVKLLAGHTKCFDAPIIEMTRLAQSGRYGPMRAFTSMMYNSFNVMPWPTPELADTMGPVLNQGPHQLDIARQIGGGVVTSVTATTFHDSLRDVTGGYQALLRFDSGASATLTYDARGLFDIAELYGWIGEGGQARPEDLNARMRHNIGDLLDRHGRDGMDEELERQKEVGRYGAKDPGEALRNVWGYSKPEEPRDQPFFGMSILSLDQAAARQSRQGLYLYTDEGRRSVDLRSSLRARAAELLELYRSIREDRPVFHDGWWGAATLEACLALAESAATGQSVELSHQVPTPSEIPTLSL; this is translated from the coding sequence ATGGCAGAGCAGGTCCTCAACCTGGCGTTCGTGGGGCTGGGACAGGCCGTCAACCGGGTGCTCTATCAGCACCCGGAGGTGCACGAACTGCCCTACCGCATCGTTGCCGCAGCCGATCCTCGCGCACAGGCCCGTGACGCGTTCGAGCGCGACTTCAACGGCCGCGCCTTCGCGGACTTCGAGCCCATCCTCGAGATGCCGGAGGTCGACGTCGTCTACATCGCCACACCGCCGGAGCTGCACTGCGAGCAGAGCATCAAGGCTGCCGAGGCCGGCAAACACGTGCTGGTGGAAAAGCCGATGGCGCTCAGTCTCGACGATGCGCTGCTGATGTGCCGCAAGGCCGAGGACTCCGGCGTGAAGCTCCTCGCCGGCCACACCAAGTGCTTCGACGCGCCGATCATCGAGATGACACGCCTGGCCCAGTCCGGCCGCTACGGGCCCATGCGGGCTTTCACCTCGATGATGTACAACAGCTTCAACGTCATGCCGTGGCCGACGCCGGAACTCGCCGACACGATGGGTCCGGTCCTCAACCAAGGCCCCCACCAGCTCGACATCGCGCGCCAGATCGGTGGTGGCGTGGTGACCAGCGTGACGGCCACGACCTTCCACGACTCCCTGCGTGACGTCACTGGCGGCTACCAGGCTCTCCTGCGGTTCGACTCGGGCGCCTCGGCCACGTTGACCTACGACGCACGCGGCCTGTTCGACATCGCCGAGCTCTACGGCTGGATCGGCGAGGGCGGCCAAGCCCGGCCGGAGGATCTCAACGCGCGGATGCGTCACAACATCGGCGACCTGCTCGACCGGCACGGCCGCGACGGAATGGACGAGGAACTCGAACGGCAGAAGGAGGTCGGCCGCTACGGGGCGAAGGATCCCGGCGAGGCCTTGCGCAACGTCTGGGGCTACTCCAAGCCGGAGGAACCCCGCGACCAGCCATTCTTCGGCATGTCGATCCTCTCACTGGATCAGGCCGCCGCCCGTCAGAGTCGGCAGGGGCTGTACCTCTACACCGACGAAGGCCGGCGGTCCGTCGATCTCCGAAGCTCCCTGCGGGCCCGGGCCGCGGAACTCCTCGAGCTGTACCGATCGATCCGTGAGGACCGGCCCGTATTCCACGACGGCTGGTGGGGCGCGGCCACGCTCGAGGCCTGCCTGGCCCTTGCCGAATCCGCCGCAACCGGCCAAAGCGTCGAACTGTCCCACCAGGTCCCGACCCCCAGCGAGATCCCCACGCTCTCACTCTGA
- a CDS encoding ABC transporter substrate-binding protein, whose translation MKMRNTRSRTALGAGLSLAILLAACAGTDGTDGAAPDEPAATGTEEPDTEEPNTEEPATDEPATEEPDAGESGAWDADAPPEWEEILAAAAEEGEVVVAGPAFLDDAMTTAFEADTGLTLSYLGGNTRELNSRLDQEAQAGNVTIDVSMGGGTQLNTLLPEGLLEPIRPQLILPSATNNDNWKPGDQKYLDNDDQYMLQTTEWIHGWVAVNPDSLGDITVTTWDDLLQPELVGRIAAYDPRTGGQGQSAAAYLAEVKGMDYIVELFDGQEVTYTQDGGQLMEWIARGTYDVALGGIAPDVERYRTEGLPIEVRHMEDGPGALTGGFSVLKQPVGAPHPNAAQVFLNWWASGRGLDVYAEVLMEPSLRVDSEAEVPEYVTPQEGVDYIDQYTEDWYTTVRPQVTEELAEALGR comes from the coding sequence ATGAAGATGCGCAATACGAGGAGCCGCACGGCCCTGGGAGCCGGGCTCAGCCTGGCGATTCTCTTGGCGGCGTGCGCGGGCACCGACGGCACGGATGGCGCCGCGCCCGACGAACCCGCGGCGACCGGAACCGAAGAACCCGACACCGAAGAACCCAACACCGAAGAACCCGCCACCGACGAACCCGCAACGGAAGAACCCGACGCTGGTGAGTCCGGCGCCTGGGACGCCGATGCCCCACCGGAGTGGGAGGAGATCCTCGCCGCCGCCGCGGAAGAGGGTGAGGTCGTCGTTGCCGGGCCGGCTTTCCTCGACGACGCGATGACCACCGCGTTCGAAGCCGACACCGGGCTCACGCTGAGCTACCTGGGCGGCAATACGCGCGAGCTGAACTCGCGCCTCGACCAGGAGGCCCAAGCCGGAAACGTGACCATCGACGTCTCGATGGGCGGCGGTACACAGCTCAACACGTTGCTGCCCGAGGGACTCCTGGAGCCCATACGGCCGCAGCTGATTCTGCCCTCGGCCACGAACAACGACAACTGGAAGCCCGGGGACCAGAAGTACCTCGACAACGACGATCAGTACATGCTGCAGACCACGGAGTGGATCCACGGCTGGGTGGCGGTCAACCCCGACTCCCTGGGTGACATCACGGTCACGACCTGGGATGACCTGCTCCAGCCCGAACTCGTGGGCCGCATCGCTGCGTACGATCCCCGCACCGGCGGGCAGGGGCAGTCGGCCGCTGCCTACCTCGCCGAGGTCAAGGGCATGGACTACATCGTGGAGTTGTTCGACGGACAGGAGGTGACCTACACCCAGGATGGCGGTCAGCTCATGGAGTGGATCGCCCGTGGCACCTATGACGTCGCATTGGGCGGCATCGCGCCAGACGTCGAACGCTACCGCACCGAAGGTCTACCCATCGAGGTGCGCCACATGGAGGACGGCCCGGGCGCGCTGACAGGTGGGTTCTCCGTCCTCAAGCAGCCCGTGGGCGCGCCGCACCCGAACGCCGCGCAGGTGTTCCTCAACTGGTGGGCCTCGGGGCGCGGTCTGGACGTCTACGCCGAGGTGCTCATGGAGCCCTCCCTGCGCGTCGACAGTGAGGCCGAGGTGCCCGAGTACGTCACCCCGCAGGAGGGCGTCGACTACATCGATCAGTACACCGAGGACTGGTACACCACCGTGCGGCCACAGGTGACCGAGGAGCTCGCGGAGGCGCTGGGCCGTTAG
- a CDS encoding ABC transporter permease, protein MGVISSRWGRIAGIFIAAVVLPPVLVVVLSSVNAQMLGSGFTFTVDAWQAVFSNSRSLSAIVTSFLLTVRVPIGLAIAFAFAWALIRLDVPCKRMIEYGLWFAFFVPTLPLMLGWILLLDGNYGIIASAVPFLDLEIYSFTGILWVHLTASTIPVIVIFLRPALQHLDVGLEEAALLHGATRWQVWRTVTLPLVAPAVATAFLAGMIKGLEVFEIEQILGLPAGIQVFATRIFALLAWDPPIYGEAMALSTIFLALMILAAVVYVRFAARRGETPTIGLKGRAAQRPPRDRLAWLFFGAIALYFLIGLLLPLAMVMLGSFSRLFGFFHLTNPLTLSHWTDVLRAEAFSRAIRTSVLVGLGVAGIGTAVYSMLGWAMCRAPARSRSWWLVGVLVWIPWAVPGILLGVAYLMIFLNSPVVRQYHGTIVPMIVVLLVMTMPLAVAMLQSAAGQIPREFEEAGLMAGASRLATLRTVTLPLMAPMMVSVFLFALMQTLRDISATVLLATPSTRTLPLLMFSYASGGRLEAASVVGVIIAFTALIITVTVLKLARRLGLET, encoded by the coding sequence GTGGGTGTCATCTCGTCTCGCTGGGGTCGAATTGCCGGCATTTTCATCGCCGCCGTCGTCCTGCCGCCGGTGTTGGTCGTCGTGCTCAGCAGTGTCAATGCGCAGATGCTGGGGTCGGGCTTCACGTTCACGGTGGACGCCTGGCAAGCGGTCTTCTCCAACTCACGTTCGCTCTCGGCCATCGTCACGTCGTTCTTGCTGACGGTTCGTGTGCCGATCGGGCTAGCGATCGCCTTCGCGTTCGCCTGGGCGTTGATCCGCCTGGACGTCCCGTGCAAGCGCATGATCGAGTACGGGCTGTGGTTCGCGTTCTTCGTCCCGACACTGCCGCTGATGTTGGGATGGATCCTGCTGCTCGACGGCAACTACGGGATCATCGCCAGCGCCGTTCCGTTCCTCGATCTCGAGATCTACTCCTTCACGGGAATCCTGTGGGTCCACCTGACGGCCAGCACGATTCCGGTCATCGTCATCTTCCTCAGGCCGGCGCTCCAGCACCTCGACGTCGGACTGGAGGAGGCGGCACTGCTACATGGCGCGACCCGCTGGCAGGTGTGGCGAACCGTGACGCTGCCCTTGGTGGCACCAGCGGTGGCCACGGCATTCCTCGCCGGCATGATCAAGGGTCTCGAGGTCTTCGAGATCGAGCAGATTCTCGGTCTCCCCGCCGGCATACAGGTCTTCGCCACCCGGATCTTCGCGCTCCTGGCCTGGGACCCGCCGATCTACGGCGAAGCGATGGCGCTGAGCACGATATTCCTGGCACTCATGATCCTGGCCGCGGTCGTCTACGTCCGATTCGCGGCCAGACGCGGTGAGACACCCACCATCGGGCTCAAGGGCCGGGCCGCCCAACGCCCACCACGTGACCGTCTCGCCTGGCTGTTCTTCGGCGCCATCGCCCTCTACTTTCTCATCGGGCTGCTGCTGCCCCTGGCGATGGTCATGCTCGGTTCGTTCAGTCGCCTCTTCGGCTTCTTCCATCTCACCAACCCGTTGACGCTGTCCCACTGGACCGACGTCCTGCGGGCCGAGGCATTCAGTCGCGCCATTCGTACCTCGGTGCTGGTCGGCCTCGGGGTCGCAGGCATCGGCACCGCGGTGTACAGCATGCTCGGCTGGGCGATGTGCCGTGCACCGGCACGATCGCGCTCCTGGTGGCTGGTCGGTGTCCTGGTGTGGATCCCCTGGGCGGTCCCGGGCATCCTGCTCGGTGTCGCCTACCTGATGATCTTCCTCAACTCGCCGGTCGTCCGGCAGTACCACGGCACCATCGTGCCCATGATCGTCGTGCTGCTCGTCATGACGATGCCGCTGGCCGTGGCGATGTTGCAGTCGGCGGCCGGCCAGATCCCTCGAGAATTCGAGGAGGCCGGGCTGATGGCCGGCGCGAGCCGGCTCGCGACGCTGCGCACCGTGACCCTGCCGCTGATGGCACCGATGATGGTGAGCGTCTTCCTGTTCGCGCTCATGCAGACGCTGCGTGACATCTCCGCCACCGTCCTCCTGGCGACGCCGAGCACCCGAACGCTGCCGCTGCTGATGTTCTCGTATGCCTCCGGCGGTCGGCTCGAGGCCGCAAGCGTGGTCGGCGTGATCATCGCCTTCACCGCCCTGATCATCACGGTCACCGTGCTCAAGCTGGCGCGACGCCTCGGCCTCGAGACCTGA
- a CDS encoding EamA family transporter gives MSAPALALAAATCYSLSQLAVRLGTRRIAPSTGLLLSLYSGTLMLGIAVAIRGIGRPDPRALVVFGLAGLLGPGVARFASITSVSRIGATRTVPIIAACHPLVSVTMGAVLLAEELTVLRVAGIALMLSGIMLAVRAGRSSDQRRPLEVTRWARLSFLVLPFVAGATYGLADYVRKAGLELFADPLAGAFIGITVSALTWTAAMAFSGRAKGLLARITDRDVRWFLLSGVSSAGAQVLLFWALLDGELSVVAPIVSMQPIIVALLVRVFINRIERVGAAVGIAALFAAGGTALLSL, from the coding sequence ATGTCCGCACCTGCCCTGGCCCTCGCGGCGGCGACCTGCTACTCGCTCTCACAGCTCGCCGTTCGGCTCGGGACACGCCGCATCGCTCCGTCCACCGGTTTGCTGCTCTCGTTGTACTCCGGGACTCTCATGCTCGGGATAGCGGTCGCGATCCGAGGCATCGGACGTCCGGACCCCCGAGCACTGGTGGTCTTTGGGCTGGCCGGGCTGTTGGGGCCAGGGGTGGCACGCTTCGCTTCGATCACCTCGGTATCGCGGATCGGCGCGACCCGCACCGTGCCGATCATCGCGGCCTGCCACCCACTGGTCTCCGTCACCATGGGTGCGGTCCTGCTCGCCGAAGAGCTCACGGTCCTGCGGGTGGCCGGTATCGCTCTCATGCTGAGCGGGATCATGCTCGCCGTACGGGCGGGTCGTTCCAGCGATCAGCGGCGACCTCTCGAGGTGACCAGATGGGCGCGGCTGTCGTTTCTGGTGTTGCCGTTCGTGGCCGGTGCTACCTACGGCCTCGCGGATTACGTCCGCAAGGCCGGTCTCGAGCTGTTCGCCGACCCGCTGGCGGGTGCCTTCATCGGTATCACGGTCTCGGCACTCACCTGGACCGCGGCGATGGCATTCAGCGGCCGCGCGAAAGGTCTGCTGGCGCGGATCACGGACCGCGACGTGAGGTGGTTTCTGCTCAGCGGCGTTAGCAGCGCTGGCGCCCAGGTGCTGCTCTTCTGGGCCCTGCTCGACGGGGAGTTGTCCGTGGTCGCGCCGATCGTGTCGATGCAACCGATCATCGTGGCGCTACTGGTACGGGTGTTCATCAACCGCATCGAACGAGTCGGCGCCGCCGTTGGCATCGCCGCTCTGTTTGCGGCGGGAGGGACGGCGCTGCTCTCGCTATGA
- a CDS encoding ABC transporter ATP-binding protein has protein sequence MLQVEQLRKRYEPGGRRDDAGHLAVDGVSFHVPDGKMYTLLGPSGCGKTTTLRCVAGLETPSGGTISLGGSVLYDAAEKINIAPNQRQLGMVFQSYAIWPHLSVAQNVAYPLRVGRRAQRVPKSQIRERVEAALAAVHLEGYGDRRATALSGGQQQRLALARALISRPRMLLLDEPLSNLDAKLRESMRLELKRLQRESGITSLYVTHDQVEALAMSNVVAVMKDGQIVQEGPPAEIYKSPANAFVADFIGSANLVAGTVRSTRTNDCCVVDVGGNLLHAQLSPAIPELRSGHEVMIAMRPECITIEGRTDAQPPAAGTPGWLEGIVRNRAFLGESVEHEVEVAGNILRTRGMDIEPRGIGEHVWLRVRGEDCRIVPSG, from the coding sequence ATGCTGCAGGTTGAACAACTGCGCAAGCGTTACGAGCCGGGTGGGCGACGCGACGACGCCGGACACCTGGCGGTCGACGGCGTGTCCTTCCATGTGCCCGACGGGAAGATGTACACGCTGCTGGGACCATCCGGCTGCGGCAAGACGACGACACTGCGTTGCGTGGCCGGCCTCGAGACGCCGAGCGGCGGCACGATCAGCCTCGGCGGAAGCGTGCTGTACGACGCGGCGGAGAAGATCAACATCGCACCGAATCAACGCCAGCTCGGCATGGTGTTCCAGTCCTATGCGATCTGGCCCCATCTGAGCGTCGCGCAGAACGTGGCCTACCCGCTGCGGGTCGGGCGGCGTGCGCAGCGTGTACCCAAGTCGCAGATCCGGGAGCGGGTGGAGGCAGCGCTCGCCGCGGTTCATCTCGAGGGATACGGGGACCGTCGAGCAACGGCGCTGTCGGGTGGACAGCAACAGCGTCTCGCCCTGGCCCGAGCGTTGATCAGCCGACCGCGCATGCTGCTGCTCGACGAACCGTTGTCGAACCTCGATGCCAAGCTTCGCGAATCGATGCGGCTCGAGCTCAAGCGCCTCCAACGCGAGAGCGGCATCACCTCGTTGTACGTCACCCACGACCAGGTCGAGGCGCTCGCGATGTCCAACGTCGTTGCCGTCATGAAGGACGGTCAGATCGTCCAGGAGGGGCCTCCTGCCGAGATCTACAAGTCGCCGGCGAATGCCTTCGTCGCGGACTTCATCGGTTCTGCCAACCTCGTCGCGGGAACCGTTCGGTCCACGCGAACGAACGACTGCTGCGTGGTCGACGTGGGTGGGAATCTGCTGCATGCGCAGCTGTCACCGGCGATCCCGGAGTTGCGTTCCGGCCACGAGGTCATGATTGCCATGCGCCCAGAATGCATCACCATCGAAGGACGCACGGACGCGCAACCGCCAGCAGCGGGCACGCCCGGTTGGTTGGAGGGGATCGTGCGCAATCGCGCCTTCCTGGGCGAGTCCGTCGAACACGAGGTCGAGGTCGCCGGCAACATCCTGCGGACGCGCGGCATGGACATCGAGCCGCGGGGTATCGGCGAACACGTGTGGCTGCGCGTCCGTGGCGAGGACTGCCGCATCGTGCCGAGCGGCTGA
- a CDS encoding SDR family NAD(P)-dependent oxidoreductase — translation MSEERLAGTRAVVTGAHGGFGQAVTVALAQRGASVLAIDIDPDIVSWGEQLTSTYGGRVVGRCCDLAATTEHELSQLIGPEPLNVLVNALGIFGRGRLENLDRETWAGVIATNLTAAVATTAICLPALQAAAWGRVLNLGSSFAARGRPESTAYSASKAGLMAFTRSLAEELRNTSVTVNCIAPGATDTPLFRATYPEGAHRGGEGVPRDLAAPEDIIAPLLFLCSHGANHITGTTLWMQGP, via the coding sequence ATGTCGGAGGAACGGTTGGCAGGCACCCGGGCAGTCGTCACAGGCGCACACGGGGGATTCGGGCAGGCGGTGACCGTGGCGCTCGCGCAACGAGGTGCATCAGTCCTCGCCATCGACATCGATCCCGACATCGTGAGCTGGGGTGAGCAGCTCACGAGCACGTATGGCGGGCGGGTCGTCGGCAGGTGCTGCGACCTGGCTGCCACCACCGAACACGAACTCTCCCAACTGATCGGTCCCGAGCCTCTGAACGTGCTCGTCAATGCCCTGGGAATCTTCGGCCGGGGACGACTCGAGAATCTGGACCGCGAGACGTGGGCCGGGGTGATCGCCACCAATCTCACCGCTGCCGTTGCGACGACGGCGATATGCCTGCCCGCGCTCCAGGCGGCCGCCTGGGGGCGCGTGTTGAATCTCGGCTCGAGTTTTGCGGCGCGAGGTCGCCCGGAAAGCACCGCGTACTCCGCATCGAAGGCCGGTCTCATGGCGTTTACCCGATCTCTGGCCGAGGAGTTGCGGAACACGTCCGTCACCGTCAACTGCATCGCGCCCGGCGCGACCGACACACCGCTGTTTCGGGCGACCTACCCGGAAGGCGCTCACCGCGGCGGCGAAGGGGTGCCGCGTGACCTCGCCGCCCCCGAGGACATCATCGCCCCCTTGTTGTTCCTGTGTAGCCACGGGGCGAATCACATCACCGGAACGACCCTGTGGATGCAAGGCCCCTGA
- the dmpG gene encoding 4-hydroxy-2-oxovalerate aldolase, with protein sequence MTSFRLTDSTLRDGSHAVAHQFTEGHVRAVVGALDMAGVPVIEISHGDGLGGSSFNYGFSGTDEHLLLQAAVEARKNAKLAVLLLPGIGVREELQRVANYGVDIARIATHCTEADISEQHLREAKRLGMETVGFLMMAHMLEPEDLLKQARLMESYGADCVYVVDSAGALTIDAARERVGLLKQGLSCQVGIHAHNNLSLAVANSIAAIEEGADQVDACTTGLGAGAGNCPTELLAAVCDLSGIETGVQPLRLVDVAEDVVRPLQHRPQIIDRDGIILGYAGVYGSFLLHAQRASERYGVPTSDILLELGRRKVVGGQEDMIIDVAIELQEAAG encoded by the coding sequence ATGACCAGCTTCAGACTCACCGATTCGACCCTGAGGGACGGCTCGCATGCCGTGGCCCACCAGTTCACCGAGGGGCATGTGCGGGCGGTGGTCGGCGCCCTCGACATGGCCGGAGTACCGGTCATCGAGATCTCGCACGGCGACGGGCTCGGCGGTTCGAGCTTCAACTACGGTTTTTCCGGCACCGATGAACACCTACTGCTCCAGGCGGCGGTGGAGGCCCGGAAGAACGCCAAGCTCGCAGTGCTGCTGCTTCCCGGCATCGGCGTGCGCGAAGAGCTGCAGAGGGTCGCGAACTACGGCGTCGACATCGCCCGCATTGCGACCCACTGCACCGAGGCGGACATCTCCGAGCAGCACCTCCGAGAGGCGAAACGGCTCGGCATGGAGACCGTAGGGTTCCTCATGATGGCCCACATGCTCGAACCCGAGGATCTCCTGAAGCAAGCCCGATTGATGGAGTCGTACGGTGCGGACTGCGTCTACGTCGTGGATTCCGCGGGAGCACTCACCATCGATGCTGCCCGGGAACGGGTGGGGTTGCTCAAGCAGGGGCTGTCCTGCCAGGTCGGCATCCACGCCCACAACAACCTCTCGCTCGCCGTCGCGAATTCGATCGCGGCCATCGAAGAGGGCGCCGACCAGGTCGACGCATGTACGACGGGTCTGGGCGCGGGCGCCGGCAACTGCCCAACCGAGTTGCTCGCTGCCGTCTGCGACCTGTCCGGTATTGAAACCGGTGTCCAGCCACTGCGCCTGGTCGACGTAGCGGAGGATGTCGTGCGACCGCTGCAACACCGCCCCCAGATCATCGACCGTGATGGGATCATCCTGGGGTATGCCGGTGTGTACGGCTCGTTCCTGCTGCATGCCCAACGCGCGAGCGAACGCTACGGGGTACCGACCTCGGACATCCTGCTGGAGCTCGGGCGCCGCAAGGTCGTCGGAGGCCAGGAGGACATGATCATCGACGTCGCGATCGAGCTTCAGGAGGCGGCAGGTTGA
- a CDS encoding VOC family protein — MGIVRFDHAVLLAHDEARARAFYLDLLDAEVTKTFMRPLKGKDCHRSFLRLGDHGHVIGLFEDPFEVPPPRTAREWPAVVFSVPAHRFERVVETSDGVLEACDIPGFSPTFYTHDTEGNAIGLTVTKSESPQLVRLELDCPDIQEGIDFYGDVFAMGTPETGKLSGGEPFAWWRLDDAGGGLLSVAHADAPGANPGQHYAFLVTPDAEHHALKAQLSERGIEEAPGRPGERNEGEISTYVRDPWGRKLQWTTPVDV; from the coding sequence ATGGGAATCGTACGGTTCGACCACGCCGTCCTTCTCGCCCACGACGAGGCCCGCGCCCGTGCGTTCTACCTGGACCTGCTGGATGCCGAAGTCACCAAGACCTTCATGCGCCCGCTCAAGGGAAAGGACTGCCATCGCAGCTTCTTGCGCCTGGGCGATCATGGTCACGTCATCGGCTTGTTCGAGGATCCCTTCGAAGTTCCTCCGCCACGGACCGCCCGTGAATGGCCAGCGGTCGTCTTCTCGGTGCCGGCGCACCGTTTCGAGCGGGTGGTCGAGACCAGCGACGGGGTGCTCGAGGCGTGCGACATTCCGGGCTTCTCCCCGACCTTCTATACGCACGACACGGAAGGAAACGCCATCGGTCTGACCGTGACGAAGTCCGAGTCACCACAGTTGGTTCGCTTGGAACTCGACTGTCCGGACATCCAAGAAGGCATCGACTTCTACGGCGACGTCTTCGCCATGGGAACGCCCGAGACCGGGAAGCTGTCGGGCGGGGAACCCTTCGCATGGTGGCGGCTCGACGACGCGGGCGGAGGGCTCCTCTCGGTCGCCCACGCCGATGCCCCTGGCGCCAACCCTGGACAGCACTACGCCTTCCTGGTGACACCCGACGCCGAACACCACGCGCTGAAGGCCCAGCTGTCCGAACGCGGGATCGAGGAGGCGCCCGGCCGGCCGGGTGAGCGCAACGAGGGCGAGATCAGCACCTACGTACGTGACCCGTGGGGCCGCAAGCTGCAGTGGACGACGCCGGTCGACGTGTAG
- a CDS encoding ABC transporter substrate-binding protein has product MSTRVKLSVSLGDYDINRAIIDGRVQPPGVELLPLVQTSPERHWRMLVHREFDVCELSMGSYVAMHGRDGAPDFVAIPVFPHRRFRHSYVFVTGARPIGSASDLRGGRIGIRSWQVTGGVWMKGFLADHHQLPLDSVTWVAQDPDDVDVELPPGVHLERVPEGETVTGLCARGELDGLLYPEIPEQVHAGTGEILRLFPDFRAAEESYYAATGIFPIMHVVVLRRELAEQHPWLARSLYEAFTESKRLSMERMRDPRVVSLAWLRWLIEHERELLGPDPWEYGLSSANRHNLDTFLRYAHEQGLVGGRIRSEDLFLPSVVSDPPTFV; this is encoded by the coding sequence TTGTCCACTCGAGTGAAGTTGTCGGTCTCGCTGGGCGACTACGACATCAACCGTGCCATCATCGACGGCCGTGTCCAGCCGCCGGGCGTCGAGTTGCTGCCGCTGGTCCAGACGTCACCCGAGCGGCACTGGCGAATGCTGGTGCACCGCGAATTCGACGTATGCGAACTCTCCATGGGTTCTTATGTCGCGATGCACGGACGGGATGGTGCACCGGATTTCGTCGCGATCCCGGTGTTCCCGCACCGACGTTTCAGGCACTCCTACGTGTTCGTCACCGGCGCCCGACCCATCGGCTCGGCCAGCGACCTGCGAGGCGGGCGCATCGGCATCCGCAGTTGGCAGGTGACCGGTGGCGTCTGGATGAAGGGCTTCCTCGCCGATCATCACCAGCTGCCCCTCGATAGCGTCACCTGGGTGGCGCAGGATCCCGACGACGTGGACGTCGAACTGCCCCCGGGCGTGCATCTCGAGCGAGTACCCGAGGGTGAGACGGTGACCGGTCTGTGCGCACGTGGCGAGCTCGACGGGCTGCTGTACCCCGAGATTCCCGAGCAGGTCCACGCCGGGACCGGCGAGATCCTGCGACTGTTTCCGGACTTCCGTGCCGCGGAGGAGAGTTACTACGCCGCGACCGGCATCTTTCCGATCATGCACGTCGTGGTGCTCAGACGGGAACTGGCGGAGCAGCATCCGTGGTTGGCGCGCAGCTTGTACGAGGCGTTCACCGAATCGAAGCGGCTGTCGATGGAACGGATGCGCGACCCGCGGGTGGTCAGCCTCGCCTGGCTGCGGTGGTTGATCGAGCACGAGCGGGAGTTGCTCGGCCCCGACCCGTGGGAATATGGCCTGTCGAGCGCTAACCGCCACAACCTCGACACCTTCCTGCGTTACGCCCACGAGCAGGGACTGGTCGGCGGTCGCATCCGTTCGGAGGATCTGTTCCTGCCCAGCGTCGTCTCGGATCCGCCCACTTTTGTCTGA